One genomic segment of [Phormidium] sp. ETS-05 includes these proteins:
- a CDS encoding LapA family protein, whose protein sequence is MQNATLVSLRFLGMRSADLPAGIVLSLSVAVGLIGGAVATSMSRARLKRQKNL, encoded by the coding sequence GTGCAAAACGCTACTCTGGTATCGCTGCGGTTTCTGGGGATGCGATCGGCTGACCTCCCCGCTGGTATTGTCTTGTCTCTGAGTGTGGCGGTGGGGCTCATCGGGGGTGCTGTCGCCACCTCGATGAGTCGCGCCAGACTAAAACGGCAAAAAAACTTATAA
- the trmB gene encoding tRNA (guanosine(46)-N7)-methyltransferase TrmB, with protein sequence MPRVRVRQHVNPLSIAYQTPVSQPDWQQIYQNLEKPLHLDIGCGWGRFLQEIAQQDPEWNYLGLEIREPLVDLALKTRDELGLQNLHYIFCNANNSLQPLLSSLPAGVLQRVSIQFPDPWFKKRHQKRRVVKPELVAELAEYLVTDGIVFLQSDVEPVAAQMRSMFAANHHFRQVHETEWLGENIFPVPTEREMATLEAGKPVYRAMFVKM encoded by the coding sequence TTGCCAAGAGTCCGAGTCAGACAACACGTTAATCCTTTAAGTATAGCCTATCAAACTCCGGTAAGTCAGCCGGATTGGCAGCAGATTTATCAAAATCTAGAAAAACCCCTACATTTAGATATTGGCTGTGGTTGGGGCAGGTTTTTGCAGGAAATCGCCCAGCAAGACCCTGAATGGAATTATTTAGGTTTAGAAATCAGGGAGCCATTGGTAGATTTAGCTTTAAAGACACGGGATGAGTTAGGCTTACAAAACCTCCACTATATTTTTTGTAATGCCAATAATTCCCTGCAACCGCTCCTCTCATCATTGCCAGCAGGAGTATTGCAGCGGGTTTCTATCCAGTTTCCCGACCCCTGGTTTAAAAAACGTCACCAAAAACGCCGCGTAGTCAAACCGGAATTAGTCGCCGAATTGGCCGAGTATTTAGTCACAGATGGCATAGTGTTTTTGCAGTCAGATGTAGAACCGGTAGCGGCTCAGATGCGATCGATGTTTGCCGCTAACCATCATTTTCGCCAAGTTCACGAGACTGAGTGGTTAGGGGAAAATATTTTCCCCGTCCCCACAGAAAGAGAAATGGCGACTTTAGAAGCCGGAAAGCCGGTCTATCGGGCGATGTTTGTGAAAATGTAG
- a CDS encoding phospholipid carrier-dependent glycosyltransferase gives MSKLIPITSFRFGIITTFILSLTLRLWGINRFNSLVFDEVYFAKFGQNYLSGIPFFDSQPPLGKYLIALGLWLAQYLPFPHHGTVTVADVALSPWSFRWLNAFTGACIPLIVAAIAYQLSHRRSYAIIASLLAAADGLFLVESRFALINIYLVIFGVLGQWFFLQATATNGKRQWLCLAAAGVNFGAAASVKWNGLGYLLAAYILWGAAWLYNRVTKQQNQWVAHPLAKPIPVMPFLLNLGLLPAAVYSLYWLPHLQLNPEFDFWQVHEQILGYHQRLGSGTDVHPYCSSWWSWPLMLRPVAYYYSKTKTDQSQEIIFHVNGLGNPILWWLSVTAIIILIWVLCRQLLWQYSRSNAAKSTAIVTYNQSPIIFPHSEHHWWICLYLVVNYLANWLPWAGVSRCQFIYLYMEAVVFAWLALAFLIDWWLESPSLLWRGIAVTLTFGVMLAFTFWLPLYLGLPLTPFAWKLRIWLSSWI, from the coding sequence ATGTCTAAACTAATTCCTATCACCTCATTTCGCTTTGGTATCATCACCACATTTATCCTCTCCCTCACCCTGCGGTTGTGGGGCATTAATCGCTTTAACAGCCTAGTTTTTGACGAAGTTTACTTCGCCAAATTCGGCCAAAACTACCTCAGCGGTATCCCCTTTTTTGACAGTCAGCCCCCCCTAGGTAAATACCTCATCGCCCTAGGACTTTGGCTCGCCCAATACCTACCATTTCCCCATCATGGGACTGTCACCGTCGCCGATGTCGCCCTATCTCCCTGGAGTTTTCGCTGGTTAAACGCCTTCACTGGCGCCTGTATTCCCCTCATCGTCGCCGCCATTGCTTACCAGCTTTCCCATCGTCGCAGCTACGCCATCATCGCTTCCCTACTTGCCGCCGCTGATGGCTTATTCTTAGTAGAATCTCGCTTTGCCCTAATTAACATTTACTTAGTCATCTTTGGGGTACTTGGACAATGGTTTTTTCTCCAAGCCACCGCCACTAATGGTAAACGTCAGTGGCTATGTTTAGCCGCCGCAGGCGTCAACTTTGGTGCAGCCGCCTCTGTGAAATGGAATGGTTTAGGATATCTCCTGGCAGCATATATTCTCTGGGGTGCAGCTTGGTTATACAATAGAGTCACCAAACAGCAAAATCAATGGGTAGCGCATCCCCTGGCCAAACCTATCCCAGTTATGCCTTTTCTCCTCAATTTAGGATTACTCCCCGCCGCCGTTTATAGTCTCTATTGGTTGCCCCACCTGCAGCTAAATCCTGAATTCGATTTCTGGCAAGTGCATGAGCAAATTCTCGGCTATCACCAGCGTCTAGGCAGTGGCACCGACGTGCATCCCTACTGTTCCTCTTGGTGGAGTTGGCCGTTAATGCTGCGCCCCGTCGCTTATTATTATAGTAAAACAAAAACTGACCAAAGTCAAGAAATTATTTTCCATGTTAATGGGTTAGGCAATCCGATTTTGTGGTGGTTAAGTGTGACCGCGATTATAATATTAATCTGGGTTTTATGCCGCCAGCTATTATGGCAATATAGCCGCTCTAATGCAGCCAAATCTACCGCTATAGTCACTTACAACCAATCCCCCATAATTTTCCCCCATTCCGAGCATCACTGGTGGATTTGTTTGTATTTAGTAGTCAATTATTTGGCGAACTGGCTCCCTTGGGCGGGAGTATCACGCTGCCAGTTTATTTACCTCTATATGGAAGCAGTGGTTTTCGCTTGGCTTGCCCTAGCTTTCCTGATTGACTGGTGGTTAGAATCTCCCTCCCTCCTGTGGCGAGGTATTGCCGTTACCCTCACCTTTGGCGTGATGCTGGCTTTCACCTTTTGGCTCCCCCTTTACCTCGGTTTACCCCTCACCCCCTTCGCCTGGAAACTTAGGATTTGGTTATCATCTTGGATTTGA
- a CDS encoding DUF3172 domain-containing protein has translation MARRYRPSSPYSSPPPSSSPFNYTSLGILAGVFVLGIGIGIAFSSTANFNPENVASREAIDRSAPNAELCIQFGASAMVMDTRLFVTLNPFNVYVAQPRIEPGCVLRTNTWSILEDRKLVNSQQVRECKNRMNTFGFTGDLNGTPRINCVYQNDSAQNFFFNQPGVGPVPPETQRF, from the coding sequence ATGGCACGTAGATATAGACCTTCATCCCCCTATTCGTCCCCCCCGCCCTCCTCTTCGCCGTTTAACTATACGTCCCTCGGTATTTTAGCGGGGGTATTCGTGTTGGGGATTGGGATTGGCATTGCTTTCAGCTCGACGGCAAATTTTAACCCGGAAAACGTGGCATCGCGGGAGGCGATCGACCGTAGCGCCCCCAATGCGGAGCTGTGTATTCAGTTTGGGGCCAGTGCAATGGTTATGGATACCCGGCTATTTGTCACCCTCAACCCCTTTAATGTGTATGTGGCGCAGCCCCGCATTGAGCCCGGTTGCGTGTTGCGCACTAATACTTGGTCAATTTTAGAAGATCGCAAGTTAGTGAATTCCCAGCAGGTGCGGGAATGCAAAAATCGGATGAATACTTTTGGGTTTACTGGGGACTTGAACGGTACGCCTCGGATTAATTGCGTTTATCAAAATGATTCTGCCCAGAATTTCTTTTTCAATCAACCGGGAGTCGGCCCTGTGCCCCCAGAAACCCAAAGGTTTTAA
- a CDS encoding methyl-accepting chemotaxis protein: protein MSLRNQLIAFSIVMGTVPIIATGTVSYLITNPSLENAAISYQQARAIAMSNRITQTFGDIRGDLKAVAGLGIVVTPNIIATTPLEDKEKILESFRTAKKIYNDLLVADTTGKVNIQIPERVTTTLVDDLLFRQIIQRGNFAVAEPKLDDNGKYVIEAGRVAKNLTTGKTVAVVKTKIAVDEIERLLKEATVLLAESGRNYQQENYYIIDGDGKIFISTEKDLLGQNVGVIVENYRQLQASGKPVSQEFRDKLVTYVPISTGEGMEKIEWGVLILNDTDEVFAAQRNLVLALVGLVVGTGVAMSAIAAWVANGTTSSLNEIATAIAESSTEIAATMEQQERTVNHQATAVNQTTTTMNELGTSSRHSASQAEASAIGAKKVLSLGDRGMKAVDNTSSGMNTIRAKAGETAGQILHLSEIASQISSISTIISDIANRTNILALNAGVEAVRAGEHGKGFGVVASEIRKLADQSKSSAEKIVALVLDIQNAINLTVMMTDETIKTVETGVEIFEETSTAFTGVRDAINEIVMSTQQISLNAQQQVQAIEQVVDAMNTLNGAARETVSGISNVKTRVQQLQIAAQNLKQMI, encoded by the coding sequence ATGTCTCTAAGAAATCAGCTAATCGCTTTTTCCATAGTTATGGGTACAGTGCCCATTATTGCTACGGGCACGGTTTCCTATCTCATCACCAATCCTAGTCTAGAAAATGCCGCAATTTCTTATCAGCAAGCTCGCGCTATTGCCATGAGTAATAGAATCACCCAAACTTTCGGGGATATTCGGGGTGATCTTAAAGCGGTAGCCGGTTTAGGAATTGTGGTGACACCAAACATTATCGCTACAACTCCCCTAGAGGACAAAGAAAAAATCTTAGAAAGTTTTAGGACTGCCAAAAAAATTTATAACGACTTACTTGTAGCAGATACTACTGGAAAAGTCAATATCCAAATACCGGAGCGGGTCACTACGACTTTGGTAGATGATTTGTTGTTTCGCCAAATTATTCAGCGGGGTAATTTTGCGGTTGCAGAACCAAAATTAGATGATAATGGGAAGTATGTAATTGAGGCGGGTAGGGTAGCTAAAAATTTAACCACCGGAAAAACTGTAGCAGTAGTAAAAACCAAAATTGCCGTAGATGAGATAGAAAGGTTGTTAAAAGAGGCCACAGTATTATTAGCAGAAAGTGGCAGAAATTACCAGCAGGAAAACTACTATATAATTGATGGCGACGGGAAAATATTTATCTCCACGGAAAAGGATTTACTGGGGCAAAATGTGGGGGTGATTGTGGAAAATTATCGCCAACTCCAAGCCAGTGGTAAGCCGGTGAGCCAAGAGTTTCGGGACAAGCTGGTGACATATGTTCCGATTTCCACTGGGGAGGGTATGGAAAAAATCGAGTGGGGGGTACTGATTCTTAATGATACGGATGAGGTGTTCGCTGCCCAAAGAAATCTGGTTTTGGCTTTGGTGGGATTGGTGGTGGGTACGGGGGTGGCGATGAGCGCGATCGCGGCTTGGGTGGCGAATGGTACTACCAGCTCCCTCAACGAAATCGCTACCGCGATCGCCGAATCATCCACAGAAATCGCCGCCACGATGGAGCAGCAAGAGCGCACCGTTAACCACCAAGCCACGGCAGTGAATCAAACCACCACCACCATGAATGAACTGGGCACCTCCTCGCGACATTCGGCGAGTCAAGCCGAAGCCTCCGCTATCGGTGCCAAGAAGGTCCTCAGCCTGGGCGATCGAGGCATGAAAGCCGTAGATAATACCAGCTCCGGGATGAATACCATCAGGGCAAAAGCCGGGGAGACTGCGGGACAGATTTTGCACCTGAGCGAGATTGCCAGTCAGATTAGCAGCATCTCCACCATTATCAGCGATATTGCCAACCGCACCAACATTTTAGCGCTCAACGCCGGAGTGGAAGCGGTACGAGCCGGAGAACATGGCAAAGGATTCGGCGTCGTGGCGAGCGAGATTAGAAAACTGGCGGACCAGAGCAAAAGCTCAGCCGAGAAGATTGTTGCCCTAGTCTTGGATATCCAGAATGCCATCAACCTGACAGTGATGATGACAGATGAAACTATCAAAACCGTAGAAACCGGCGTCGAAATCTTTGAGGAAACCTCCACCGCTTTTACCGGCGTTCGGGATGCCATCAATGAGATTGTGATGAGTACCCAGCAAATCTCCCTCAATGCTCAGCAGCAAGTACAGGCGATCGAGCAAGTCGTAGATGCCATGAACACCCTCAACGGCGCCGCCCGAGAAACCGTCAGCGGCATCAGCAATGTGAAAACCCGCGTCCAACAGCTCCAAATCGCTGCCCAAAATCTGAAACAGATGATTTAA
- a CDS encoding methyl-accepting chemotaxis protein, whose product MGLAGYSLYAFDNIDRQVGTIYDDRVVPLQQIKLISDAYGITVIDAVNRANAGRVSPALALTAIERAMRDSDREWKAYRATQLTPEEARLVAETEDLLFSANQEIAILRQVLATGDNREISNFDGRLYDTIDPLTAKLHELIQLQLEVAAQERNKATQVYATTQLIFIPLLGMTLLFGVPVGFWTIKRAIVATLTDIISTIASNSTEIAVATEQQERLSQQQAGAVRTTAKAMQKLQQDCQQAASEAEAAAHQAREVLAVVEVGTQTLEKAQWQINRLKQKQTVLQSEIDRLSQMSSKIGLVANLVMDISDQTNILALNASIESTHAQGGRGRSGFGVVAKEIRKLAEETRHSAADINALVVSIQTVINQGVQATVDSTNSVHSLTELAAETDTVFHRVREAIDQVAVKSRQISDTAAQQAISIEEVFQAIQELNVAASETASSITQTKIGTHQLKEKALELQQIV is encoded by the coding sequence ATGGGATTGGCAGGGTACTCTCTATATGCTTTTGATAATATAGACAGGCAAGTGGGAACGATATACGATGACCGGGTAGTGCCTTTGCAGCAAATCAAGCTGATTTCTGATGCTTACGGCATCACCGTGATTGATGCGGTGAATAGGGCTAATGCGGGCAGGGTGTCTCCGGCGTTGGCATTGACAGCGATCGAGCGGGCCATGAGAGACAGCGATCGGGAATGGAAAGCATACCGGGCGACCCAGCTAACTCCAGAAGAAGCAAGACTCGTGGCAGAAACGGAAGATTTGTTATTCAGTGCTAATCAAGAAATCGCTATATTGCGGCAAGTTTTGGCCACGGGGGATAATCGCGAAATCTCCAATTTTGACGGTCGGCTTTATGATACGATCGACCCCCTAACTGCGAAACTTCACGAATTAATCCAGCTCCAGCTAGAGGTAGCCGCCCAAGAGCGCAACAAAGCCACACAGGTATATGCTACCACACAGTTAATTTTTATTCCCTTGTTGGGGATGACGCTGCTGTTTGGGGTTCCCGTTGGTTTTTGGACAATCAAACGGGCGATCGTTGCCACTCTAACAGACATCATCAGCACGATCGCCAGCAACTCCACAGAAATCGCCGTTGCGACGGAGCAACAAGAGCGGCTGAGCCAGCAGCAAGCGGGAGCGGTCCGCACTACCGCCAAGGCAATGCAAAAGCTACAGCAAGACTGCCAGCAAGCCGCCTCGGAAGCGGAAGCCGCCGCCCACCAAGCTCGCGAAGTCCTCGCTGTGGTAGAGGTTGGGACTCAAACCTTGGAGAAAGCCCAGTGGCAAATTAATCGCCTCAAACAAAAACAAACTGTGTTGCAATCAGAAATCGATCGCCTCTCTCAAATGAGCAGTAAAATCGGTTTAGTAGCAAATCTGGTTATGGATATCAGCGATCAAACCAACATCCTCGCTTTGAATGCTTCTATAGAATCCACCCACGCCCAAGGTGGACGCGGGCGTTCTGGTTTTGGCGTCGTTGCCAAAGAGATTAGAAAATTAGCAGAAGAAACCCGCCACTCTGCAGCGGATATCAATGCCTTGGTAGTCAGTATTCAGACCGTCATCAACCAAGGCGTTCAAGCCACAGTTGATAGCACTAATAGCGTTCATTCACTCACCGAACTTGCCGCAGAAACAGACACCGTGTTTCATCGCGTCCGGGAGGCCATAGACCAAGTAGCTGTGAAATCAAGGCAAATTTCTGATACCGCCGCCCAGCAAGCTATTTCTATTGAAGAAGTATTCCAAGCGATTCAAGAGCTGAATGTCGCCGCTAGCGAAACCGCCAGCAGTATCACCCAAACTAAAATCGGCACCCACCAGCTCAAAGAAAAAGCTCTGGAACTCCAGCAAATAGTATAA
- a CDS encoding AMIN domain-containing protein — MLTPNFRNLLGTSVLACALVAPTPMARAQTPELRSWEYDPYTNELQVTVPPGVTPQYFVLAEPTRVVLDVSNSDIGLNPIEQNYTGMVRQIRIAQFELGTTRFVMELSPGVTLEPSQLELKPVGQGNRWVLRPSIDLAKTLPAAENTITSEDLSRSRLPSLETLPPVGLPRQPAPPVGNSDLELPVEVAPPPPQMPAVTVPGLDQLPPPASEGDEGAVLPESQGEPITAAPEVDAIATVTENNHAVSVTVPPPETTGAEMMAVVNATEPVAVTTPEPVAVTTPEPVAVTVVNPEPRMMTAAIAPKPQPNITRTQDVALAAGSFVLLSYPASAPVTVMADSPRKEILQVQVDVYDRAGNLLIPVGTPALGTFTKDGNKIRFVLQAVIINGRTLPVTAMSEPITPSSGNTQVSSSNLNGNQEGTPLVDGNAITLQPGEVLPVRLTQDWQL; from the coding sequence ATGTTGACACCAAATTTCCGAAACCTGCTTGGCACCAGTGTTTTAGCCTGCGCTCTCGTGGCTCCTACCCCAATGGCTAGAGCCCAAACTCCAGAGCTGAGAAGCTGGGAATATGACCCCTACACCAATGAGCTACAAGTAACTGTCCCCCCTGGGGTGACGCCCCAATATTTCGTCCTCGCAGAACCCACCCGCGTGGTGCTGGATGTGAGTAACAGCGATATCGGACTCAACCCGATCGAGCAAAATTATACTGGCATGGTGCGTCAAATTCGCATCGCCCAGTTTGAACTGGGAACCACCAGATTTGTCATGGAATTATCCCCCGGGGTGACATTGGAGCCTTCCCAATTGGAACTTAAACCCGTGGGTCAGGGCAACCGCTGGGTATTGCGTCCTTCTATTGACTTGGCAAAAACTTTACCCGCTGCAGAAAATACTATCACCTCTGAGGATTTGTCCCGCAGCAGACTACCATCCCTGGAAACTTTACCACCGGTGGGTTTACCTCGCCAACCTGCGCCCCCAGTTGGTAATTCTGATTTGGAACTCCCGGTGGAAGTCGCCCCACCGCCGCCGCAAATGCCAGCCGTGACTGTTCCTGGTTTGGATCAGTTACCCCCGCCTGCTTCAGAAGGAGATGAGGGAGCTGTTTTACCTGAGTCACAGGGAGAACCTATAACCGCTGCCCCAGAGGTAGATGCGATCGCTACAGTCACGGAGAATAATCATGCTGTAAGTGTGACAGTACCACCTCCAGAGACGACTGGAGCAGAAATGATGGCTGTAGTGAATGCGACTGAACCGGTGGCGGTGACTACCCCGGAACCGGTGGCGGTGACTACCCCGGAACCAGTGGCGGTGACTGTAGTTAACCCAGAGCCGCGAATGATGACTGCCGCGATCGCGCCAAAACCACAGCCAAATATCACTCGAACCCAGGATGTGGCATTGGCGGCGGGCAGTTTCGTGCTTTTGAGCTATCCCGCCTCAGCTCCTGTGACGGTGATGGCGGACTCGCCGAGGAAAGAGATATTGCAAGTGCAGGTGGATGTGTACGATCGGGCGGGAAACCTGCTCATCCCCGTCGGGACACCGGCTCTAGGCACCTTTACCAAAGACGGCAACAAAATACGTTTTGTCTTACAAGCCGTCATCATCAACGGACGCACCCTCCCAGTAACAGCGATGTCAGAACCCATAACCCCTAGTTCTGGCAACACCCAAGTGAGTTCATCCAACCTCAATGGCAACCAGGAGGGCACCCCATTGGTGGATGGAAACGCCATTACCCTCCAACCAGGGGAAGTCCTCCCAGTCCGCCTTACCCAAGACTGGCAACTTTAA